From a region of the Lactuca sativa cultivar Salinas chromosome 4, Lsat_Salinas_v11, whole genome shotgun sequence genome:
- the LOC111910740 gene encoding probable trehalose-phosphate phosphatase J — protein MTKQKVMVAEAKSGMDMAMTVVPKALFAAEMKKPPLMPGGYITISKKKLLQNLEINGGTRINAWVESMRASSPTSHRKSDVSLSQELTSWMDRHPSALNVFDEITNASKGKQIVMFLDYDGTLSPIVDDPDQAYMSDAMRSTVRKLAGCFPTAIVSGRCRDKVYDFVKLAELYYAGSHGMDIKGPSKGSKHKKNPPSVLCQPASEFLPMIDEVYGLLMEKTKSTPGAKVENNKFCLSVHFRCVDEKKWSELAAQVRSVLKDYPKLRLSQGRKVLEIRPTIKWDKGKALEFLLESLGYANCTDVFPIYIGDDRTDEDAFKVLRERGQGFGILVSKIPKDTNASYSLQEPSEVMDFLQRLVEWKRHQQSRRF, from the exons ATGACAAAACAGAAAGTCATGGTTGCAGAAGCAAAATCCGGAATGGATATGGCGATGACGGTTGTGCCCAAGGCGTTGTTCGCGGCGGAGATGAAGAAACCGCCGTTGATGCCTGGAGGGTATATCACGATATCAAAGAAGAAGCTGCTACAGAACCTGGAAATCAACGGTGGAACGAGGATTAACGCGTGGGTGGAATCTATGAGAGCTTCGTCTCCGACGTCTCATCGAAAATCCGATGTATCTCTCTCGCAGGAATTAACCTCATGGATG GATCGACATCCTTCTGCCTTGAACGTGTTCGACGAAATTACTAACGCTTCCAAAGGAAAACAAATAGTGATGTTTCTCGATTACGATGGCACACTCTCCCCAATCGTCGATGACCCCGATCAGGCTTACATGTCGGATGCG ATGCGATCAACAGTCAGAAAACTCGCTGGATGCTTCCCCACTGCCATTGTTAGTGGAAGATGCAGAGATAAAGTGTATGACTTTGTCAAATTAGCAGAGCTTTACTACGCTGGAAGCCATGGCATGGACATTAAAGGCCCTTCGAAAGGCTCCAAGCATAAGAAA AATCCCCCAAGTGTTCTCTGTCAACCCGCTAGTGAATTTCTACCCATGATAGATGaggtttatggtttattaatggaGAAAACGAAATCGACACCAGGGGCAAAAGTGGAAAACAATAAATTCTGTCTTTCTGTGCATTTCCGATGTGTTGATGAAAAGAAATGGAGCGAGCTTGCTGCGCAAGTGAGATCAGTGTTGAAAGACTACCCAAAGCTTCGGTTATCTCAAGGAAGGAAG GTGCTAGAGATCCGTCCCACTATTAAATGGGACAAAGGCAAAGCCCTCGAGTTTTTGTTAGAGTCACTGG GTTATGCCAACTGTACAGATGTCTTTCCTATTTACATTGGAGACGATCGAACGGACGAAGACGCATTCAAG gTATTGAGAGAAAGAGGACAAGGTTTTGGCATTCTGGTGTCCAAAATTCCAAAGGACACAAATGCATCTTATTCTTTGCAGGAACCATCCGAG GTGATGGATTTTTTACAACGGTTAGTTGAATGGAAAAGGCATCAACAGAGCCGAAGGTTTTGA